The following coding sequences are from one Perognathus longimembris pacificus isolate PPM17 chromosome 13, ASM2315922v1, whole genome shotgun sequence window:
- the Sf1 gene encoding splicing factor 1 isoform X6 yields the protein MATGANATPLGKLGPPGLPPLPGPKGVFEPGPAPGAGLLAPGPPPPPSVGSMGALTAAFPFAALPPPPPPPPPPPPPPPQQPPPPPPPPSPGTSYPPPQPSPAPPLYQRVSPSQPPPQPPRQDQQPGPAGGGGDFPSKKRKRSRWNQDTMEQKTVIPGMPTVIPPGLTREQERAYIVQLQIEDLTRKLRTGDLGIPPNPEDRSPSPEPIYNSEGKRLNTREFRTRKKLEEERHNLITEMVALNPDFKPPADYKPPATRVSDKVMIPQDEYPEINFVGLLIGPRGNTLKNIEKECNAKIMIRGKGSVKEGKVGRKDGQMLPGEDEPLHALVTANTMENVKKAVEQIRNILKQGIETPEDQNDLRKMQLRELARLNGTLREDDNRILRPWQSSETRSITNTTVCTKCGGAGHIASDCKFQRPGDPQSAQDKARMDKEYLSLMAELGEAPVPASVGSTSGPATTPLASAPRPAAPANNPPPPSLMSTTQSRPPWMNSGPSESRPYHGMHGGGPGGPGGGPHSFPHPLPSLTGGHGGHPMQHNPNGPPPPWMQPPPPPMNQGPHPPGHHGPPPMDQYLGSTPVGSGVYRLHQGKGMMPPPPMGMMPPPPPPPSGQPPPPPSGPLPPWQQQQQQPPPPPPPSSSMASSTPLPWQQRSLPAAAMARAMRVRTFRAHW from the exons ATGGCGACCGGAGCGAACGCCACGCCGCTGGGTAAGCTGGgcccccccggcctccctccgCTTCCCGGGCCCAAAGGGGTCTTTGAGCCGGGGCCTGCGCCCGGGGCGGGGCTGCTGgcgcccgggccgccgccgcccccgtcCGTGGGCTCCATGGGCGCCCTGACGGCGGCCTTCCCCTTCGcggcgctgccgccgccgcccccgccgccgccgccgccgccccccccgccgccccagcagccgccgccgccgcctccgccgccgtcCCCGGGCACCTCGTACCCGCCGCCGCAGCCGTCCCCCGCGCCGCCGCTTTACCAGCGCGTGTCGCCGTCGCAGCCGCCACCCCAGCCGCCGCGTCAGGACCAGCAGCCGGGCCCGGCCGGCGGCGGAGGAG ACTTTCCAAGTAAGAAGCGGAAGCGGAGCCGCTGGAATCAAGACACAATGGAACAGAAGACAGTGATTCCAGGCATGCCCACAGTTATCCCCCCTGGACTAACTCGGGAACAGGAAAGAGCTTATATAG TGCAACTGCAGATAGAAGACCTGACTCGTAAACTGCGCACAGGAGACCTGGGCATCCCCCCTAACCCTGAGGACAG GTCCCCTTCCCCTGAACCCATCTACAACAGCGAGGGGAAGAGGCTTAATACTCGAGAGTTCCGTACCCGCAAAAAACTCGAAGAAGAACGACACAACCTTATCACAGAGATGGTTGCACTCAATCCTGATTTTAAGCCACCTGCAGATTACAA ACCTCCAGCAACACGTGTGAGCGATAAAGTAATGATCCCCCAAGATGAGTATCCAGAAATCAACTTTGTGGGGCTGCTTATTGGGCCCAG AGGGAACACACTGAAGAACATTGAGAAAGAGTGCAATGCTAAGATCATGATCCGGGGAAAAGGGTCTGTGAAAGAAGGAAAGGTTGGACGCAAAGATGGCCAGATGTTGCCAGGAGAAGATGAGCCCCTTCATGCCCTAGTTACTGCCAATACAATGGAGAATGTCAAAAAGGCAGTAGAACAG ATTCGAAACATCCTGAAGCAGGGTATTGAGACTCCAGAGGACCAAAATGACCTACGGAAGATGCAGCTTCGAGAGTTGGCTCGCTTGAATGGCACTCTCAGGGAGGACGATAACAG GATCTTAAGACCCTGGCAGAGCTCGGAGACCCGCAGCATCACCAATACTACCGTGTGTACCAAGTGTGGAGGGGCTGGTCACATCGCTTCTGATTGCAAGTTCCAGAG GCCTGGTGATCCACAGTCCGCTCAGGATAAAGCAAGGATGGATAAGGAATATTTGTCTCTCATGGCTGAGCTAGGGGAAGCCCCTGTTCCTGCATCTGTGGGCTCTACCTCTGGGCCTGCCACCACACCCCTGGCTAGTGCACCTCGACCTGCTGCTCCTGCCAATAACCCGCCTCCTCCG TCTCTCATGTCCACCACCCAGAGCCGCCCACCCTGGATGAATTCTGGACCTTCAGAGAGTCGCCCCTACCATGGCATGCATGGAGGTGGTCCTGGTGGGCCCGGAGGTGGCCCCCATAGCTTCCCACACCCGTTGCCCAGCCTCACAGGCGGGCATGGTGGGCATCCCATGCAGCACAATCCAAATGGACCCCCACCTCCTTGGATGCAGCCACCGCCACCACCGATGAACCAGGGCCCCCACCCACCTGGGCACCATGGCCCTCCTCCAATGG ATCAGTACCTGGGAAGTACGCCTGTGGGCTCTGGGGTCTATCGCCTGCATCAAGGAAAAG GTATGATGCCCCCGCCGCCTATGGGCAtgatgccgccgccgccgccgcctcccagtgggcagcccccgccccctccctctggTCCTCTTCCCCCatggcagcaacagcagcagcagcctccGCCACCCCCTCCGCCCAGCAGCAGTATGGCTTCCAGTACCCCCTTGCCATGGCAGCAAA GATCCCTCCCCGCAGCGGCGATGGCCCGAGCCATGAGAGTGAGGACTTTCCGCGCCCATTGGTGA
- the Sf1 gene encoding splicing factor 1 isoform X14 has protein sequence MATGANATPLDFPSKKRKRSRWNQDTMEQKTVIPGMPTVIPPGLTREQERAYIVQLQIEDLTRKLRTGDLGIPPNPEDRSPSPEPIYNSEGKRLNTREFRTRKKLEEERHNLITEMVALNPDFKPPADYKPPATRVSDKVMIPQDEYPEINFVGLLIGPRGNTLKNIEKECNAKIMIRGKGSVKEGKVGRKDGQMLPGEDEPLHALVTANTMENVKKAVEQIRNILKQGIETPEDQNDLRKMQLRELARLNGTLREDDNRILRPWQSSETRSITNTTVCTKCGGAGHIASDCKFQRPGDPQSAQDKARMDKEYLSLMAELGEAPVPASVGSTSGPATTPLASAPRPAAPANNPPPPSLMSTTQSRPPWMNSGPSESRPYHGMHGGGPGGPGGGPHSFPHPLPSLTGGHGGHPMQHNPNGPPPPWMQPPPPPMNQGPHPPGHHGPPPMDQYLGSTPVGSGVYRLHQGKGMMPPPPMGMMPPPPPPPSGQPPPPPSGPLPPWQQQQQQPPPPPPPSSSMASSTPLPWQQRSLPAAAMARAMRVRTFRAHW, from the exons ATGGCGACCGGAGCGAACGCCACGCCGCTGG ACTTTCCAAGTAAGAAGCGGAAGCGGAGCCGCTGGAATCAAGACACAATGGAACAGAAGACAGTGATTCCAGGCATGCCCACAGTTATCCCCCCTGGACTAACTCGGGAACAGGAAAGAGCTTATATAG TGCAACTGCAGATAGAAGACCTGACTCGTAAACTGCGCACAGGAGACCTGGGCATCCCCCCTAACCCTGAGGACAG GTCCCCTTCCCCTGAACCCATCTACAACAGCGAGGGGAAGAGGCTTAATACTCGAGAGTTCCGTACCCGCAAAAAACTCGAAGAAGAACGACACAACCTTATCACAGAGATGGTTGCACTCAATCCTGATTTTAAGCCACCTGCAGATTACAA ACCTCCAGCAACACGTGTGAGCGATAAAGTAATGATCCCCCAAGATGAGTATCCAGAAATCAACTTTGTGGGGCTGCTTATTGGGCCCAG AGGGAACACACTGAAGAACATTGAGAAAGAGTGCAATGCTAAGATCATGATCCGGGGAAAAGGGTCTGTGAAAGAAGGAAAGGTTGGACGCAAAGATGGCCAGATGTTGCCAGGAGAAGATGAGCCCCTTCATGCCCTAGTTACTGCCAATACAATGGAGAATGTCAAAAAGGCAGTAGAACAG ATTCGAAACATCCTGAAGCAGGGTATTGAGACTCCAGAGGACCAAAATGACCTACGGAAGATGCAGCTTCGAGAGTTGGCTCGCTTGAATGGCACTCTCAGGGAGGACGATAACAG GATCTTAAGACCCTGGCAGAGCTCGGAGACCCGCAGCATCACCAATACTACCGTGTGTACCAAGTGTGGAGGGGCTGGTCACATCGCTTCTGATTGCAAGTTCCAGAG GCCTGGTGATCCACAGTCCGCTCAGGATAAAGCAAGGATGGATAAGGAATATTTGTCTCTCATGGCTGAGCTAGGGGAAGCCCCTGTTCCTGCATCTGTGGGCTCTACCTCTGGGCCTGCCACCACACCCCTGGCTAGTGCACCTCGACCTGCTGCTCCTGCCAATAACCCGCCTCCTCCG TCTCTCATGTCCACCACCCAGAGCCGCCCACCCTGGATGAATTCTGGACCTTCAGAGAGTCGCCCCTACCATGGCATGCATGGAGGTGGTCCTGGTGGGCCCGGAGGTGGCCCCCATAGCTTCCCACACCCGTTGCCCAGCCTCACAGGCGGGCATGGTGGGCATCCCATGCAGCACAATCCAAATGGACCCCCACCTCCTTGGATGCAGCCACCGCCACCACCGATGAACCAGGGCCCCCACCCACCTGGGCACCATGGCCCTCCTCCAATGG ATCAGTACCTGGGAAGTACGCCTGTGGGCTCTGGGGTCTATCGCCTGCATCAAGGAAAAG GTATGATGCCCCCGCCGCCTATGGGCAtgatgccgccgccgccgccgcctcccagtgggcagcccccgccccctccctctggTCCTCTTCCCCCatggcagcaacagcagcagcagcctccGCCACCCCCTCCGCCCAGCAGCAGTATGGCTTCCAGTACCCCCTTGCCATGGCAGCAAA GATCCCTCCCCGCAGCGGCGATGGCCCGAGCCATGAGAGTGAGGACTTTCCGCGCCCATTGGTGA
- the Sf1 gene encoding splicing factor 1 isoform X5 → MGALTAAFPFAALPPPPPPPPPPPPPPPQQPPPPPPPPSPGTSYPPPQPSPAPPLYQRVSPSQPPPQPPRQDQQPGPAGGGGDFPSKKRKRSRWNQDTMEQKTVIPGMPTVIPPGLTREQERAYIVQLQIEDLTRKLRTGDLGIPPNPEDRSPSPEPIYNSEGKRLNTREFRTRKKLEEERHNLITEMVALNPDFKPPADYKPPATRVSDKVMIPQDEYPEINFVGLLIGPRGNTLKNIEKECNAKIMIRGKGSVKEGKVGRKDGQMLPGEDEPLHALVTANTMENVKKAVEQIRNILKQGIETPEDQNDLRKMQLRELARLNGTLREDDNRILRPWQSSETRSITNTTVCTKCGGAGHIASDCKFQRPGDPQSAQDKARMDKEYLSLMAELGEAPVPASVGSTSGPATTPLASAPRPAAPANNPPPPSLMSTTQSRPPWMNSGPSESRPYHGMHGGGPGGPGGGPHSFPHPLPSLTGGHGGHPMQHNPNGPPPPWMQPPPPPMNQGPHPPGHHGPPPMGKSVPGKYACGLWGLSPASRKRYDAPAAYGHDAAAAAASQWAAPAPSLWSSSPMAATAAAASATPSAQQQYGFQYPLAMAAKYDDYHHERWHRVHPAMATAAGGCRSFSRSPSDARQPHYGAPAPRGPAASAARGPSPSAASTTWFRRHDDPSPQRRWPEP, encoded by the exons ATGGGCGCCCTGACGGCGGCCTTCCCCTTCGcggcgctgccgccgccgcccccgccgccgccgccgccgccccccccgccgccccagcagccgccgccgccgcctccgccgccgtcCCCGGGCACCTCGTACCCGCCGCCGCAGCCGTCCCCCGCGCCGCCGCTTTACCAGCGCGTGTCGCCGTCGCAGCCGCCACCCCAGCCGCCGCGTCAGGACCAGCAGCCGGGCCCGGCCGGCGGCGGAGGAG ACTTTCCAAGTAAGAAGCGGAAGCGGAGCCGCTGGAATCAAGACACAATGGAACAGAAGACAGTGATTCCAGGCATGCCCACAGTTATCCCCCCTGGACTAACTCGGGAACAGGAAAGAGCTTATATAG TGCAACTGCAGATAGAAGACCTGACTCGTAAACTGCGCACAGGAGACCTGGGCATCCCCCCTAACCCTGAGGACAG GTCCCCTTCCCCTGAACCCATCTACAACAGCGAGGGGAAGAGGCTTAATACTCGAGAGTTCCGTACCCGCAAAAAACTCGAAGAAGAACGACACAACCTTATCACAGAGATGGTTGCACTCAATCCTGATTTTAAGCCACCTGCAGATTACAA ACCTCCAGCAACACGTGTGAGCGATAAAGTAATGATCCCCCAAGATGAGTATCCAGAAATCAACTTTGTGGGGCTGCTTATTGGGCCCAG AGGGAACACACTGAAGAACATTGAGAAAGAGTGCAATGCTAAGATCATGATCCGGGGAAAAGGGTCTGTGAAAGAAGGAAAGGTTGGACGCAAAGATGGCCAGATGTTGCCAGGAGAAGATGAGCCCCTTCATGCCCTAGTTACTGCCAATACAATGGAGAATGTCAAAAAGGCAGTAGAACAG ATTCGAAACATCCTGAAGCAGGGTATTGAGACTCCAGAGGACCAAAATGACCTACGGAAGATGCAGCTTCGAGAGTTGGCTCGCTTGAATGGCACTCTCAGGGAGGACGATAACAG GATCTTAAGACCCTGGCAGAGCTCGGAGACCCGCAGCATCACCAATACTACCGTGTGTACCAAGTGTGGAGGGGCTGGTCACATCGCTTCTGATTGCAAGTTCCAGAG GCCTGGTGATCCACAGTCCGCTCAGGATAAAGCAAGGATGGATAAGGAATATTTGTCTCTCATGGCTGAGCTAGGGGAAGCCCCTGTTCCTGCATCTGTGGGCTCTACCTCTGGGCCTGCCACCACACCCCTGGCTAGTGCACCTCGACCTGCTGCTCCTGCCAATAACCCGCCTCCTCCG TCTCTCATGTCCACCACCCAGAGCCGCCCACCCTGGATGAATTCTGGACCTTCAGAGAGTCGCCCCTACCATGGCATGCATGGAGGTGGTCCTGGTGGGCCCGGAGGTGGCCCCCATAGCTTCCCACACCCGTTGCCCAGCCTCACAGGCGGGCATGGTGGGCATCCCATGCAGCACAATCCAAATGGACCCCCACCTCCTTGGATGCAGCCACCGCCACCACCGATGAACCAGGGCCCCCACCCACCTGGGCACCATGGCCCTCCTCCAATGGGTAA ATCAGTACCTGGGAAGTACGCCTGTGGGCTCTGGGGTCTATCGCCTGCATCAAGGAAAAG GTATGATGCCCCCGCCGCCTATGGGCAtgatgccgccgccgccgccgcctcccagtgggcagcccccgccccctccctctggTCCTCTTCCCCCatggcagcaacagcagcagcagcctccGCCACCCCCTCCGCCCAGCAGCAGTATGGCTTCCAGTACCCCCTTGCCATGGCAGCAAA ATACGACGACTACCACCACGAGCGCTGGCACAGGGTCCATCCCGCCATGGCAACAGCAGCAGGCGGCTGCCGCAGCTTCTCCAGGAGCCCCTCAGATGCAAGGCAACCCCACTATGGTGCCCCTGCCCCCCGGGGTCCAGCCGCCTCTGCCGCCCggggcccctccccctccgccgccTCCACCACCTGGTTCCGCCGGCATGAT GATCCCTCCCCGCAGCGGCGATGGCCCGAGCCATGA
- the Sf1 gene encoding splicing factor 1 isoform X1, which translates to MATGANATPLGKLGPPGLPPLPGPKGVFEPGPAPGAGLLAPGPPPPPSVGSMGALTAAFPFAALPPPPPPPPPPPPPPPQQPPPPPPPPSPGTSYPPPQPSPAPPLYQRVSPSQPPPQPPRQDQQPGPAGGGGDFPSKKRKRSRWNQDTMEQKTVIPGMPTVIPPGLTREQERAYIVQLQIEDLTRKLRTGDLGIPPNPEDRSPSPEPIYNSEGKRLNTREFRTRKKLEEERHNLITEMVALNPDFKPPADYKPPATRVSDKVMIPQDEYPEINFVGLLIGPRGNTLKNIEKECNAKIMIRGKGSVKEGKVGRKDGQMLPGEDEPLHALVTANTMENVKKAVEQIRNILKQGIETPEDQNDLRKMQLRELARLNGTLREDDNRILRPWQSSETRSITNTTVCTKCGGAGHIASDCKFQRPGDPQSAQDKARMDKEYLSLMAELGEAPVPASVGSTSGPATTPLASAPRPAAPANNPPPPSLMSTTQSRPPWMNSGPSESRPYHGMHGGGPGGPGGGPHSFPHPLPSLTGGHGGHPMQHNPNGPPPPWMQPPPPPMNQGPHPPGHHGPPPMDQYLGSTPVGSGVYRLHQGKGMMPPPPMGMMPPPPPPPSGQPPPPPSGPLPPWQQQQQQPPPPPPPSSSMASSTPLPWQQNTTTTTTSAGTGSIPPWQQQQAAAAASPGAPQMQGNPTMVPLPPGVQPPLPPGAPPPPPPPPPGSAGMMYAPPPPPPPPMDPSNFVTMMGMGVAGMPPFGMPPAPPPPPPQN; encoded by the exons ATGGCGACCGGAGCGAACGCCACGCCGCTGGGTAAGCTGGgcccccccggcctccctccgCTTCCCGGGCCCAAAGGGGTCTTTGAGCCGGGGCCTGCGCCCGGGGCGGGGCTGCTGgcgcccgggccgccgccgcccccgtcCGTGGGCTCCATGGGCGCCCTGACGGCGGCCTTCCCCTTCGcggcgctgccgccgccgcccccgccgccgccgccgccgccccccccgccgccccagcagccgccgccgccgcctccgccgccgtcCCCGGGCACCTCGTACCCGCCGCCGCAGCCGTCCCCCGCGCCGCCGCTTTACCAGCGCGTGTCGCCGTCGCAGCCGCCACCCCAGCCGCCGCGTCAGGACCAGCAGCCGGGCCCGGCCGGCGGCGGAGGAG ACTTTCCAAGTAAGAAGCGGAAGCGGAGCCGCTGGAATCAAGACACAATGGAACAGAAGACAGTGATTCCAGGCATGCCCACAGTTATCCCCCCTGGACTAACTCGGGAACAGGAAAGAGCTTATATAG TGCAACTGCAGATAGAAGACCTGACTCGTAAACTGCGCACAGGAGACCTGGGCATCCCCCCTAACCCTGAGGACAG GTCCCCTTCCCCTGAACCCATCTACAACAGCGAGGGGAAGAGGCTTAATACTCGAGAGTTCCGTACCCGCAAAAAACTCGAAGAAGAACGACACAACCTTATCACAGAGATGGTTGCACTCAATCCTGATTTTAAGCCACCTGCAGATTACAA ACCTCCAGCAACACGTGTGAGCGATAAAGTAATGATCCCCCAAGATGAGTATCCAGAAATCAACTTTGTGGGGCTGCTTATTGGGCCCAG AGGGAACACACTGAAGAACATTGAGAAAGAGTGCAATGCTAAGATCATGATCCGGGGAAAAGGGTCTGTGAAAGAAGGAAAGGTTGGACGCAAAGATGGCCAGATGTTGCCAGGAGAAGATGAGCCCCTTCATGCCCTAGTTACTGCCAATACAATGGAGAATGTCAAAAAGGCAGTAGAACAG ATTCGAAACATCCTGAAGCAGGGTATTGAGACTCCAGAGGACCAAAATGACCTACGGAAGATGCAGCTTCGAGAGTTGGCTCGCTTGAATGGCACTCTCAGGGAGGACGATAACAG GATCTTAAGACCCTGGCAGAGCTCGGAGACCCGCAGCATCACCAATACTACCGTGTGTACCAAGTGTGGAGGGGCTGGTCACATCGCTTCTGATTGCAAGTTCCAGAG GCCTGGTGATCCACAGTCCGCTCAGGATAAAGCAAGGATGGATAAGGAATATTTGTCTCTCATGGCTGAGCTAGGGGAAGCCCCTGTTCCTGCATCTGTGGGCTCTACCTCTGGGCCTGCCACCACACCCCTGGCTAGTGCACCTCGACCTGCTGCTCCTGCCAATAACCCGCCTCCTCCG TCTCTCATGTCCACCACCCAGAGCCGCCCACCCTGGATGAATTCTGGACCTTCAGAGAGTCGCCCCTACCATGGCATGCATGGAGGTGGTCCTGGTGGGCCCGGAGGTGGCCCCCATAGCTTCCCACACCCGTTGCCCAGCCTCACAGGCGGGCATGGTGGGCATCCCATGCAGCACAATCCAAATGGACCCCCACCTCCTTGGATGCAGCCACCGCCACCACCGATGAACCAGGGCCCCCACCCACCTGGGCACCATGGCCCTCCTCCAATGG ATCAGTACCTGGGAAGTACGCCTGTGGGCTCTGGGGTCTATCGCCTGCATCAAGGAAAAG GTATGATGCCCCCGCCGCCTATGGGCAtgatgccgccgccgccgccgcctcccagtgggcagcccccgccccctccctctggTCCTCTTCCCCCatggcagcaacagcagcagcagcctccGCCACCCCCTCCGCCCAGCAGCAGTATGGCTTCCAGTACCCCCTTGCCATGGCAGCAAA ATACGACGACTACCACCACGAGCGCTGGCACAGGGTCCATCCCGCCATGGCAACAGCAGCAGGCGGCTGCCGCAGCTTCTCCAGGAGCCCCTCAGATGCAAGGCAACCCCACTATGGTGCCCCTGCCCCCCGGGGTCCAGCCGCCTCTGCCGCCCggggcccctccccctccgccgccTCCACCACCTGGTTCCGCCGGCATGATGtatgccccgcccccccctcctccgcctcccaTGGACCCTTCTAATTTTGTCACCATGATGGGCATGGGGGTGGCGGGCATGCCACCCTTTGGGATGCCTCCAGCTCCCCCACCGCCTCCACCACAGAACTAG
- the Sf1 gene encoding splicing factor 1 isoform X8, whose amino-acid sequence MATGANATPLDFPSKKRKRSRWNQDTMEQKTVIPGMPTVIPPGLTREQERAYIVQLQIEDLTRKLRTGDLGIPPNPEDRSPSPEPIYNSEGKRLNTREFRTRKKLEEERHNLITEMVALNPDFKPPADYKPPATRVSDKVMIPQDEYPEINFVGLLIGPRGNTLKNIEKECNAKIMIRGKGSVKEGKVGRKDGQMLPGEDEPLHALVTANTMENVKKAVEQIRNILKQGIETPEDQNDLRKMQLRELARLNGTLREDDNRILRPWQSSETRSITNTTVCTKCGGAGHIASDCKFQRPGDPQSAQDKARMDKEYLSLMAELGEAPVPASVGSTSGPATTPLASAPRPAAPANNPPPPSLMSTTQSRPPWMNSGPSESRPYHGMHGGGPGGPGGGPHSFPHPLPSLTGGHGGHPMQHNPNGPPPPWMQPPPPPMNQGPHPPGHHGPPPMDQYLGSTPVGSGVYRLHQGKGMMPPPPMGMMPPPPPPPSGQPPPPPSGPLPPWQQQQQQPPPPPPPSSSMASSTPLPWQQNTTTTTTSAGTGSIPPWQQQQAAAAASPGAPQMQGNPTMVPLPPGVQPPLPPGAPPPPPPPPPGSAGMMYAPPPPPPPPMDPSNFVTMMGMGVAGMPPFGMPPAPPPPPPQN is encoded by the exons ATGGCGACCGGAGCGAACGCCACGCCGCTGG ACTTTCCAAGTAAGAAGCGGAAGCGGAGCCGCTGGAATCAAGACACAATGGAACAGAAGACAGTGATTCCAGGCATGCCCACAGTTATCCCCCCTGGACTAACTCGGGAACAGGAAAGAGCTTATATAG TGCAACTGCAGATAGAAGACCTGACTCGTAAACTGCGCACAGGAGACCTGGGCATCCCCCCTAACCCTGAGGACAG GTCCCCTTCCCCTGAACCCATCTACAACAGCGAGGGGAAGAGGCTTAATACTCGAGAGTTCCGTACCCGCAAAAAACTCGAAGAAGAACGACACAACCTTATCACAGAGATGGTTGCACTCAATCCTGATTTTAAGCCACCTGCAGATTACAA ACCTCCAGCAACACGTGTGAGCGATAAAGTAATGATCCCCCAAGATGAGTATCCAGAAATCAACTTTGTGGGGCTGCTTATTGGGCCCAG AGGGAACACACTGAAGAACATTGAGAAAGAGTGCAATGCTAAGATCATGATCCGGGGAAAAGGGTCTGTGAAAGAAGGAAAGGTTGGACGCAAAGATGGCCAGATGTTGCCAGGAGAAGATGAGCCCCTTCATGCCCTAGTTACTGCCAATACAATGGAGAATGTCAAAAAGGCAGTAGAACAG ATTCGAAACATCCTGAAGCAGGGTATTGAGACTCCAGAGGACCAAAATGACCTACGGAAGATGCAGCTTCGAGAGTTGGCTCGCTTGAATGGCACTCTCAGGGAGGACGATAACAG GATCTTAAGACCCTGGCAGAGCTCGGAGACCCGCAGCATCACCAATACTACCGTGTGTACCAAGTGTGGAGGGGCTGGTCACATCGCTTCTGATTGCAAGTTCCAGAG GCCTGGTGATCCACAGTCCGCTCAGGATAAAGCAAGGATGGATAAGGAATATTTGTCTCTCATGGCTGAGCTAGGGGAAGCCCCTGTTCCTGCATCTGTGGGCTCTACCTCTGGGCCTGCCACCACACCCCTGGCTAGTGCACCTCGACCTGCTGCTCCTGCCAATAACCCGCCTCCTCCG TCTCTCATGTCCACCACCCAGAGCCGCCCACCCTGGATGAATTCTGGACCTTCAGAGAGTCGCCCCTACCATGGCATGCATGGAGGTGGTCCTGGTGGGCCCGGAGGTGGCCCCCATAGCTTCCCACACCCGTTGCCCAGCCTCACAGGCGGGCATGGTGGGCATCCCATGCAGCACAATCCAAATGGACCCCCACCTCCTTGGATGCAGCCACCGCCACCACCGATGAACCAGGGCCCCCACCCACCTGGGCACCATGGCCCTCCTCCAATGG ATCAGTACCTGGGAAGTACGCCTGTGGGCTCTGGGGTCTATCGCCTGCATCAAGGAAAAG GTATGATGCCCCCGCCGCCTATGGGCAtgatgccgccgccgccgccgcctcccagtgggcagcccccgccccctccctctggTCCTCTTCCCCCatggcagcaacagcagcagcagcctccGCCACCCCCTCCGCCCAGCAGCAGTATGGCTTCCAGTACCCCCTTGCCATGGCAGCAAA ATACGACGACTACCACCACGAGCGCTGGCACAGGGTCCATCCCGCCATGGCAACAGCAGCAGGCGGCTGCCGCAGCTTCTCCAGGAGCCCCTCAGATGCAAGGCAACCCCACTATGGTGCCCCTGCCCCCCGGGGTCCAGCCGCCTCTGCCGCCCggggcccctccccctccgccgccTCCACCACCTGGTTCCGCCGGCATGATGtatgccccgcccccccctcctccgcctcccaTGGACCCTTCTAATTTTGTCACCATGATGGGCATGGGGGTGGCGGGCATGCCACCCTTTGGGATGCCTCCAGCTCCCCCACCGCCTCCACCACAGAACTAG